In the genome of Elusimicrobiota bacterium, one region contains:
- a CDS encoding aldolase/citrate lyase family protein: MNKSLKQRLKDRELTIGSWITIGHPSVAEIMAQAGFDWLTVDMEHSAITLSEAQNLIQVIELSGVAPLVRVGSNDSNLIKRVMDAGAHGVIVPMVNTVEDAEKAVKSVKYPPKGFRGVGLARAQKYGASFENYKKWNENESIVIVQIEHIKAVENLEGILTVDVVDGFITIDLSLSAWTCCCLVRPVESFWEI, encoded by the coding sequence ATGAACAAAAGTTTGAAGCAGAGGCTTAAAGACCGTGAACTTACCATAGGCTCATGGATAACTATCGGGCACCCTTCCGTGGCTGAAATAATGGCGCAGGCAGGATTTGACTGGCTAACTGTGGATATGGAGCATAGTGCAATAACGCTCTCTGAGGCGCAGAACCTTATCCAGGTAATCGAGCTTTCCGGTGTGGCTCCTCTGGTACGGGTAGGAAGCAATGACTCAAATCTCATTAAGCGTGTTATGGACGCAGGTGCGCATGGAGTTATAGTCCCGATGGTGAATACGGTTGAAGACGCAGAAAAAGCCGTGAAATCCGTGAAGTATCCCCCAAAAGGATTCAGGGGTGTCGGGCTTGCAAGAGCTCAGAAGTATGGCGCGAGTTTTGAGAACTACAAAAAATGGAATGAAAATGAAAGCATCGTTATCGTGCAAATAGAACATATTAAGGCAGTAGAAAACTTGGAAGGTATTCTCACCGTTGATGTAGTTGATGGTTTTATTACTATCGATTTATCGCTTTCAGCCTGGACATGCTGTTGCTTGGTCAGACCTGTAGAGTCCTTTTGGGAGATTTGA
- a CDS encoding phosphoglycerate dehydrogenase, with product MANILITTSSFAEEDKTPLDLIKKRGVNAVLNPFGRTLTEEEISKLLKEYDPVGIIAGVEPITKSVLSQSKALKIISRCGVGISNVDLQAAKEKKIAVFNTPDALTESVAELTVGLILNVLRKVSEADRKIRSGKWKKLMGTLLSGKTIGIIGCGRIGAKLADYLQSFGCTVIGHDPQIKNHGKIKMVQLEELIKTADIISLHVPLTDATRRMVNSGFISAMKNSSYIINVARGEIVDEKALFDGLISGKLAGAALDTFEKEPYQGPLTTLENVLLTAHMGSYAKESRIRMELQATQNLLKGLEDLL from the coding sequence ATGGCTAACATACTTATTACCACATCATCGTTCGCTGAAGAAGATAAAACACCCCTTGATCTTATTAAGAAAAGAGGTGTAAATGCGGTTTTGAACCCTTTTGGCAGAACACTGACGGAAGAAGAAATAAGTAAACTTCTCAAGGAATACGACCCTGTGGGGATCATTGCAGGCGTGGAACCAATCACTAAATCGGTGCTTTCTCAGTCTAAGGCATTAAAAATTATTTCACGCTGTGGTGTGGGAATCAGCAATGTTGACCTCCAGGCGGCAAAGGAAAAGAAAATTGCTGTATTTAATACGCCTGACGCTCTAACTGAATCTGTAGCGGAACTGACTGTCGGCCTCATTTTGAATGTTTTACGCAAGGTAAGCGAAGCCGATAGAAAAATAAGGTCCGGCAAGTGGAAAAAACTTATGGGGACTTTATTGTCCGGAAAAACTATCGGCATTATCGGTTGCGGGAGAATAGGCGCAAAATTAGCCGATTATCTGCAATCATTCGGATGCACGGTTATCGGCCATGACCCCCAGATCAAGAACCACGGCAAAATAAAAATGGTTCAACTTGAAGAATTGATAAAGACCGCAGATATTATTTCTCTTCATGTTCCTTTGACCGACGCAACAAGAAGGATGGTTAACAGCGGTTTTATCTCTGCCATGAAAAACAGCAGCTATATTATAAACGTTGCCCGGGGAGAGATAGTTGATGAAAAAGCTCTTTTTGACGGATTAATATCGGGTAAACTGGCCGGGGCGGCGCTTGATACGTTTGAAAAAGAACCGTACCAGGGCCCGCTTACAACACTTGAAAACGTGCTTTTGACCGCGCACATGGGGTCATATGCGAAGGAATCCAGGATACGAATGGAGCTTCAAGCAACTCAGAATCTTTTGAAAGGTTTGGAGGACTTACTATGA
- a CDS encoding NAD(P)-dependent oxidoreductase — protein MKTIVFGGSGFLGSHVCDALSESGHSVIVFDIRQSEFLRKGQKMVVGDILDEKLVNKTVKLCDIVYNFAGIADIDECVRRPLDVVKYNVLGNSVVLEAARRAKIKRFLFASSSYVYSNYGSFYKSSKQSCELFIRSYHEKYRLPYTILRYGSLYGDRSDDRNTLYRILKEALTKGRITYHGTGDEVREYIHVRDAAELSVKMLDAEYANKNVMLTGPNAIRYRDILEMIKEIMGNKIKIVYTKKSSETHFKLSPYNYNKPEIGKKIFNNHYIELGVGLVECMDEISRKIDRKE, from the coding sequence ATGAAAACAATAGTTTTTGGAGGATCAGGCTTCCTCGGAAGTCATGTATGCGACGCATTAAGCGAAAGTGGCCACTCTGTCATTGTTTTTGATATCAGGCAATCTGAATTCTTGCGCAAAGGTCAAAAGATGGTTGTCGGCGACATCCTTGACGAAAAACTCGTCAATAAGACTGTTAAATTATGCGATATTGTCTATAATTTCGCCGGGATAGCCGATATAGATGAATGTGTCAGAAGGCCACTGGATGTCGTTAAATATAACGTTCTGGGGAATTCCGTAGTACTGGAAGCTGCGCGTCGGGCGAAAATCAAAAGATTTCTTTTTGCAAGTTCTTCGTACGTTTACAGCAATTACGGATCTTTCTATAAAAGCAGCAAGCAATCCTGCGAACTTTTCATTCGTAGTTACCACGAGAAATATCGGTTGCCGTACACGATCCTTCGTTATGGTTCACTTTACGGGGACCGGTCCGATGATAGAAACACTCTGTACAGAATATTAAAAGAAGCCCTGACAAAGGGACGCATAACTTATCACGGCACCGGCGATGAAGTCAGGGAATATATTCATGTACGTGATGCTGCTGAACTGAGTGTTAAAATGCTCGACGCAGAATACGCTAACAAGAATGTCATGCTTACGGGACCTAATGCCATTCGTTATAGAGATATCCTTGAAATGATTAAAGAGATCATGGGGAACAAGATTAAAATAGTATATACAAAAAAAAGTAGCGAGACTCATTTTAAATTATCTCCCTACAATTACAATAAGCCAGAAATCGGGAAGAAAATCTTCAATAATCATTATATTGAACTTGGCGTAGGATTAGTAGAGTGCATGGATGAAATATCCAGGAAAATCGATAGGAAGGAATAG
- a CDS encoding cyclase family protein yields the protein MGLRYQLLSYPLTEKTPMYGGTESLRIMPQKSIKKGDSCNTSVITLLNHSGTHIDAPKHFWDSGKSLSELSLSALHFKSPVIAVCLKEQGEIIEVNDLKNAIKRSRFDILILKTGFQRYRISNRSLYCFKNPCLSPDAAAWLRKTYPSLRAIATDCISIASWAHRELGRETHRVLLREYNGKSILVIEDMFLPTNAGKMKEILVSPWRIHGIDSAPCNVIGIYND from the coding sequence ATGGGACTTCGTTATCAATTGCTATCGTATCCCTTAACAGAAAAAACTCCTATGTACGGAGGCACGGAATCTCTGCGTATAATGCCTCAAAAATCCATCAAAAAAGGCGACTCATGTAATACATCAGTTATAACATTATTAAACCACTCGGGCACCCACATTGATGCTCCAAAACATTTTTGGGATTCTGGTAAATCCCTGAGTGAACTTTCACTGAGCGCTCTTCATTTCAAGAGCCCTGTTATCGCGGTATGCCTCAAAGAACAAGGTGAAATTATTGAGGTCAATGACCTTAAAAATGCGATCAAACGAAGTCGGTTCGATATTCTTATCCTCAAAACAGGTTTCCAGCGTTACAGGATTTCAAACCGTTCTCTTTATTGTTTCAAAAATCCGTGTTTGTCTCCGGATGCAGCCGCATGGCTGCGTAAAACTTATCCGTCTTTGCGTGCAATTGCCACGGATTGTATATCAATAGCTTCCTGGGCGCACCGGGAACTAGGGCGTGAGACCCATAGGGTGCTGTTGCGTGAATATAACGGTAAATCAATTCTTGTCATAGAAGATATGTTTTTACCGACTAATGCAGGTAAAATGAAAGAGATCCTTGTTTCTCCATGGCGTATTCATGGCATTGACAGCGCTCCTTGCAATGTAATCGGTATTTATAATGATTAA
- a CDS encoding HAD-IA family hydrolase, producing the protein MIKVLFFDFDGVIAESVDIKTRAFARLFETEESDVVRKIVDYHSKNTGVSRFDKFRYFYKHFLHRHLPDAEFQSLCKRFSKLVIDEVVNAPYVKGADEFLRKYAHQYLCFIVSATPQQEMEEILRKKDILRYFKRVYGSPTTKKDAVRITLQEERIVPEDSLYVGDARSDYEAAKESRVHFAALVSQKDTIFNRIDCVKLNDLVHFEKEIKKL; encoded by the coding sequence ATGATTAAAGTGCTCTTTTTTGATTTCGACGGCGTTATCGCAGAATCAGTTGATATTAAAACCAGGGCATTTGCCCGCCTTTTTGAAACTGAAGAAAGCGATGTTGTGCGCAAGATAGTGGATTATCACAGCAAAAATACGGGAGTATCCAGATTTGATAAATTCAGATATTTTTATAAGCATTTTCTTCACCGGCATTTGCCTGATGCGGAATTTCAATCACTTTGCAAAAGATTCTCAAAACTTGTTATAGATGAAGTAGTGAACGCTCCCTATGTGAAAGGCGCCGATGAGTTCTTGAGGAAATATGCGCACCAGTATCTTTGCTTTATCGTGTCGGCGACGCCTCAACAAGAAATGGAAGAAATCCTGCGAAAAAAGGATATATTGAGATATTTTAAAAGGGTTTACGGCTCTCCTACAACGAAGAAAGATGCAGTCCGCATAACCCTTCAGGAGGAACGTATAGTTCCTGAAGACTCACTTTATGTGGGCGATGCGCGCAGCGATTATGAAGCGGCTAAAGAATCTAGAGTTCATTTCGCCGCTCTCGTATCCCAAAAAGACACCATCTTTAACCGCATTGATTGTGTTAAATTAAATGATCTGGTCCATTTTGAAAAAGAAATAAAAAAATTATGA
- a CDS encoding acylneuraminate cytidylyltransferase family protein yields MKSNAVSVLVPMKGHSERVPSKNTRILGNVPLFYHILRSLESAQSVYEILVNTDSEKIKDLLHKDFPKIVIIDRPPQLLGDKVPMTPIIEYDLKFIKTGHFMQTHVTSPFIKPATIDSAIETYFEGLSEGFDSVMGVNRFQTRFYDQNKKPVNHNPNIMVPSQDMPPLYEDNSSFYINSIENFMKYKNRVGRNPIFIEIPKLESLDIDEENDFILCQALYNYLNSKNK; encoded by the coding sequence ATGAAGAGTAACGCGGTAAGTGTATTAGTTCCGATGAAAGGCCATAGCGAGAGAGTCCCTTCAAAAAATACCAGGATTCTGGGCAATGTGCCATTGTTTTATCATATACTGCGAAGCCTAGAATCGGCGCAAAGTGTTTATGAAATTCTTGTCAATACAGACAGTGAAAAGATTAAGGATCTACTGCATAAGGATTTTCCAAAAATCGTGATTATTGATAGGCCGCCGCAGTTATTAGGGGATAAGGTTCCTATGACACCGATCATTGAATACGATCTCAAATTCATAAAAACAGGGCATTTCATGCAAACGCATGTGACGAGCCCTTTTATCAAGCCCGCGACGATTGACTCGGCAATTGAAACTTACTTTGAAGGCCTATCCGAAGGTTTTGATTCAGTCATGGGGGTCAACAGGTTTCAAACAAGGTTTTACGATCAGAACAAAAAACCGGTCAATCATAATCCTAATATCATGGTTCCTTCCCAGGATATGCCTCCCCTCTACGAAGATAACTCCAGTTTCTATATTAACTCAATAGAAAATTTCATGAAATATAAGAACAGAGTGGGGAGGAATCCAATTTTTATTGAAATCCCAAAATTGGAATCCCTTGATATTGATGAAGAAAATGATTTTATCTTGTGTCAAGCACTTTACAATTATTTAAATAGCAAAAATAAATAA
- a CDS encoding radical SAM protein, giving the protein MGLGYLASVVREMGMEVKILDCLLKGWEQEEDVDELLIRVGLSDVQIKKYIEDFNPDIVGVNCQFSRQYKIYHQMFSLIKKTKPGCVTIAGGAHVTVCPNEVLKDENCDFIIIGEGENSFKELISLLSQDKDVSGIDGIGYKKNGVIKINEKLNWITDLDSVPFPAYDIMELDEYFGLPASHGMRHKKRFCPVITSRGCPAKCTFCTALKVWGIKYRFRSVENVIREMKLLKDKYKIEEIMFEDDNVTANPRRAKELFRAMIKEKLDFIWDTPNGVGIWSMDEEMLDLMKESGCIKLNFPVESGVQGVLDSIIKKPIKLNRVRELIKYCKKIGLEYSMFLVIGMPGETLKDMWQSFLFAASCGCYYPHVSVATPYPGSQLFLECKENNYFARPFTLDDLFIRSYLIRTPDWDAKQLNKILERGLLYLRIMGIIHSPASIFGMLIKIIKNPMKFLNMIKKGIVGV; this is encoded by the coding sequence ATGGGTTTGGGATATCTTGCATCCGTCGTGCGGGAGATGGGCATGGAAGTTAAGATATTAGATTGCCTGCTTAAAGGCTGGGAACAGGAAGAAGATGTTGATGAATTGCTTATTCGCGTGGGGCTTTCTGATGTCCAGATTAAGAAATATATAGAAGACTTTAACCCGGATATTGTCGGAGTAAACTGCCAATTCAGCAGGCAGTATAAGATATATCATCAAATGTTTTCCTTAATAAAGAAAACAAAACCCGGTTGTGTTACGATTGCCGGTGGCGCGCATGTAACAGTATGCCCGAATGAGGTATTGAAAGATGAAAATTGTGACTTTATCATTATTGGGGAGGGGGAAAATTCTTTTAAGGAATTAATTTCTCTGCTTAGTCAGGATAAAGACGTATCCGGAATAGACGGTATTGGCTATAAAAAGAACGGAGTGATAAAAATAAATGAAAAGCTGAACTGGATTACAGATCTTGATTCTGTTCCATTTCCAGCATACGATATTATGGAGTTGGATGAATATTTCGGGCTTCCCGCATCTCATGGTATGCGTCATAAAAAGAGGTTTTGTCCGGTTATTACCTCAAGGGGATGCCCTGCAAAGTGCACTTTTTGCACTGCTCTGAAAGTCTGGGGTATAAAGTACAGGTTCAGATCCGTAGAAAATGTTATTAGGGAAATGAAATTGTTGAAGGATAAATACAAAATTGAAGAAATTATGTTTGAAGATGATAATGTAACTGCCAACCCCAGAAGGGCAAAAGAGCTTTTTAGGGCAATGATAAAAGAAAAACTTGATTTTATATGGGACACTCCGAATGGCGTGGGGATCTGGTCAATGGATGAAGAAATGCTTGATTTGATGAAGGAATCCGGATGTATAAAATTGAATTTTCCGGTAGAAAGCGGGGTGCAGGGAGTTTTAGACAGTATCATCAAAAAGCCGATAAAGTTGAATAGAGTTAGAGAGCTCATAAAGTATTGCAAGAAAATCGGGCTAGAATACAGCATGTTTTTAGTTATCGGAATGCCGGGAGAAACATTGAAGGATATGTGGCAGTCATTTCTATTTGCAGCAAGTTGCGGATGTTATTATCCGCATGTTTCTGTTGCGACACCATATCCGGGAAGCCAGCTGTTTTTGGAATGTAAAGAGAATAATTATTTTGCCCGGCCTTTTACTTTGGATGACCTTTTCATTAGAAGTTATCTAATTCGCACTCCGGATTGGGACGCGAAGCAACTCAATAAAATATTAGAGCGCGGGCTGTTATACTTAAGGATAATGGGTATAATCCATAGCCCTGCAAGTATTTTTGGCATGTTAATAAAAATAATAAAAAACCCTATGAAGTTTTTAAATATGATAAAAAAAGGTATTGTTGGGGTATGA
- a CDS encoding DegT/DnrJ/EryC1/StrS family aminotransferase translates to MKIIKLSKSIVGQKEKEALAKVIDNSYLGMGSFVKDFEEKIKGYLGAKNVVCVNSGTAALHLALMALGLKPGDEVLVQSLTFVASFQAITAAGLKPIACEILPETCAIDLKDAKKKITKKTKVIMPVHYASRVGNLDEIYAFAEKNNLRIVEDAAHAFGGTYKGKKVGSFGDVVCFSFDGIKNITCGEGGAIVTADEEVAKFAMDARLLGVHKDTEKRYSGQRSWEFDVHHQGYRYHMSNLFAAIGLAQLERLENEFKPARQKIARRYNSLLEGMGNIVLFKDNYTDTVPHIFPVRILNGRRDNVREKLIAEGVECGIHYCPSHLLSYFGAKRGELPVTEKVYGELLSLPLHPEITESDQSLIVEIIKKALK, encoded by the coding sequence ATGAAAATAATTAAACTTTCAAAATCTATTGTAGGCCAAAAAGAAAAGGAAGCTCTTGCGAAAGTAATTGACAACAGTTATTTGGGTATGGGAAGTTTTGTAAAAGATTTTGAAGAAAAAATTAAAGGGTATTTAGGTGCTAAGAATGTAGTTTGTGTTAACTCTGGGACAGCGGCATTGCACCTTGCACTTATGGCATTGGGATTAAAACCAGGTGATGAGGTCTTGGTACAATCGTTAACTTTTGTTGCCAGTTTTCAGGCTATTACTGCGGCAGGGCTTAAACCAATAGCTTGCGAAATATTGCCTGAAACATGTGCTATTGATCTTAAAGATGCAAAAAAGAAAATAACAAAAAAAACAAAAGTGATTATGCCAGTGCATTATGCAAGCCGGGTAGGAAATCTTGATGAAATATATGCTTTTGCAGAAAAAAATAATCTTAGAATTGTAGAAGATGCCGCTCATGCTTTCGGTGGGACGTATAAGGGCAAAAAAGTAGGTTCATTCGGGGATGTAGTATGCTTCAGTTTTGACGGAATAAAGAATATTACCTGCGGAGAAGGCGGGGCGATAGTGACGGCAGATGAAGAAGTTGCTAAATTTGCGATGGATGCCAGGCTTTTAGGGGTTCACAAAGATACCGAAAAAAGATATTCCGGGCAAAGGAGCTGGGAGTTTGACGTGCATCACCAAGGTTATCGGTATCATATGAGTAACCTTTTTGCCGCTATCGGCTTGGCTCAGCTGGAACGATTGGAAAATGAATTTAAACCTGCGAGACAGAAAATTGCGCGGAGATATAATAGCTTGCTGGAGGGCATGGGAAATATAGTTCTTTTCAAAGATAATTATACTGATACCGTGCCGCATATTTTTCCCGTTAGAATTTTAAACGGCAGAAGGGATAATGTGAGAGAAAAATTAATTGCTGAAGGTGTAGAATGCGGCATCCATTACTGCCCAAGCCATTTACTTAGTTATTTTGGTGCAAAAAGAGGGGAATTGCCTGTAACTGAAAAAGTCTATGGCGAATTACTATCTTTGCCGCTCCATCCAGAAATAACAGAAAGTGATCAGAGTCTAATTGTAGAGATAATAAAAAAAGCTTTAAAATAA